The following proteins are co-located in the Limanda limanda chromosome 5, fLimLim1.1, whole genome shotgun sequence genome:
- the erlin2 gene encoding erlin-2: protein MAQWGAIFSIIVALGGAALLASVHKIDEGHTGVYYRGGALLTITSGPGFHLMLPFITTYKSVQTTLQTDEVKNVPCGTGGGVMIYFDRIEVVNYLVPSAVYDIVRNFTADYDKALIFNKVHHELNQFCSVHSLQEVYIGLFDQIDENLKLTLQEDLTSMAPGLIIQAVRVTKPNIPESIRRNYELMESEKTKLLISAQTQKVVEKEAETERIKAVIEAEKLAQVAEIKFEQKVMEKETEKKISQIEDGAFLARMRARADADFYTAQKAADANKMKLTPEYLQLMKFKAIAANSKIYFGNDIPQMFVDSGSAGSSIKTSAAMDIMAEQILDLD, encoded by the exons ATGGCACAGTGGGGGGCCATATTCTCAATAATTGTTGCTCTCGGAGGAGCAGCACTCTTGGCCTCCGTACACAAGATCGATGAGGGACACACTGGAGTTTACTACAg GGGAGGAGCTCTCCTGACTATCACCAGCGGCCCTGGTTTTCATCTTATGCTTCCATTTATCACAACCTACAAGTCTGTTCAG acgacGCTGCAGACAGATGAGGTGAAGAATGTTCCATGTGGCACAGG tggAGGAGTGATGATTTACTTTGACCGCATAGAAGTGGTGAACTATCTGGTTCCATCAGCAG tgtACGACATAGTGAGGAACTTCACCGCAGACTACGACAAAGCTTTGATTTTCAACAAGGTGCACCATGAGCTCAACCAGTTCTGCAGTGTTCACTCGCTGCAGGAGGTCTACATCGGCCTGTTTG ACCAAATTGATGAAAACCTGAAGTTGACGTTACAAGAGGATCTAACATCCATGGCACCTGGACTAATCATACAG GCGGTGCGCGTTACAAAGCCCAACATCCCAGAGAGCATTCGCCGTAACTATGAGCTCAT GGAGAGCGAGAAGACCAAGCTGTTGATCTCTGCACAGACGCAGAAGGTTGTGGAGAAGGAGGCAGAGACCGAAAGGATCAAAGCTGTGATAg agGCTGAGAAATTGGCACAAGTGGCAGAGATCAAGTTTGAACAGAAAGTCATGGAGAAGGAAACGGAGAAAAAGATTTCTCAAATTGAAG ATGGAGCTTTCCTGGCCCGGATGAGAGCCAGGGCAGATGCAGACTTCTATACAGCGCAGAAAGCCGCCGATGCCAATAAG ATGAAGTTAACACCAGAGTACCTGCAGCTAATGAAGTTCAAGGCCATCGCAGCCAACAGTAAGATCTACTTTGGGAACGACATACCCCAGATGTTTGTGGACTCTGGCTCTGCAGGGAGCTCCATTAAAACCTCCGCAGCCATGGACATTATGGCTGAGCAGATCCTGGACCTGGATTAA
- the ch25hl3 gene encoding cholesterol 25-hydroxylase-like protein: MNLSFPEQGDACARVLQGLWVRVRAGQEEILLSPYLPASCALLTHLLLCAPFLALDTLGGVCRRVRSWRISAGSGPPPSFRRWFGCFRTVLYRYLTAILPATGLFQALRSPELPDLAPSCWQLCVEVCACILLFDSLYYIWHFSMHRFPWLYRNIHQLHHQHRVPFALAAQDASATELLSLLLLALSSAWMVGCHPLSEILFHLLNSWMAVEDHCGYNLPWALHRLLPFLGGAPFHHAHHSRHNGNYAPYFTHWDHLFGTYIS, translated from the exons ATGAACCTCTCGTTCCCGGAGCAGGGGGATGCGTGTGCGCGCGTCCTGCAGGGTCTGTGGGTGCGTGTGCGCGCCGGACAGGAGGAGATCCTCTTGTCCCCCTACCTGCCCGCGTCCTGCGCCCTCCTCacgcacctcctcctctgcgcACCTTTCCTGGCCCTGGACACCCTGGGCGGCGTGTGTCGGCGGGTCCGCTCCTGGAGGATCTCTGCCGGCTCCGGGCCTCCGCCGTCCTTCCGCCGGTGGTTCGGATGCTTCCGGACCGTGCTGTACCGGTACCTGACCGCCATCCTGCCGGCCACCGGGCTCTTCCAGGCCCTGCGGAGCCCCGAGCTCCCGGATCTGGCTCCGTCCTGCTGGCAGCTCTGCGTGGAGGTCTGCGCCTGCATCCTGCTGTTTGACTCGCTCTACTATATCTGGCACTTCTCCATGCACAG GTTTCCCTGGCTCTACCGCAACATCCACCAGCTGCACCACCAGCACCGGGTGCCCTTTGCCCTGGCAGCCCAGGACGCCAGCGCCACTGAGctgctgtctctgctgctgctggccctGAGCAGCGCCTGGATGGTGGGCTGCCATCCCCTCAGCGAaatcctctttcacctcctcaaCAGCTGGATGGCAGTAGAAGACCACTGTGGCTACAATCTGCCCTGGGCTCTGCACAGACTGCTGCCCTTCCTGGGAGGAGCCCCCTTCCACCACGCCCACCACAGCCGACACAATGGCAACTACGCCCCCTACTTCACCCACTGGGACCACCTCTTCGGCACGTACATTTCATGA
- the bmp10 gene encoding bone morphogenetic protein 10 produces MASIWISQLGTICSSKTWLLLLLFFILLAQEPLCGESSPISGAHQRHRPAPGLGDGHGGVVDLSLLEQDSNVDMQSLLESLKEQFMQTFNLSGLGPPLPPGSTREEPPEYMMELYNRFANDHTAMPSANIIRSFKNEDSSPRVVGVGGVRRHPLLFNVSVPHHERITAAELRLYTLVQTDRHLYAGVDRKVTIYELESHDLDDNTTDENTVRGDALRAGGERIERLELASRQVYGTDNGWEAFDLTVALQRWRKSDQGTTHRLEVHIASMANDNVQGSTDDNKGSNPPEGDMKIDTSPEDKHKPLLIVFSDDQSSDHRDDKRELNEMIDHETSNMVLPNDLERGIWGELERDREEGGEEAEPEEEDLLQMRSNLIYDSASRIRRNAKGNHCKKQSLYVEFKDIGWDSWILAPTGYDAFECAGICSFPLTKHVTPTKHAIVQTLVNINSPQKAARACCVPTKLEPISLLYLDDTGVVTYKYKFEGMVVAECGCR; encoded by the exons ATGGCGAGTATTTGGATCTCTCAACTGGGAACCATCTGCAGCTCCAAGACGtggctgttgctgttgctgtttttcATCCTGCTCGCCCAGGAGCCTCTCTGTGGAGAGAGCAGTCCCATCTCCGGTGCCCATCAGAGGCATCGCCCGGCTCCGGGGCTGGGAGACGGGCATGGGGGGGTGGTGGACCTGTCACTGCTGGAGCAGGACAGCAACGTGGACATGCAGAGCCTGCTGGAGAGCCTGAAGGAACAGTTTATGCAGACTTTCAACTTGTCGGGCTTGGGTCCTCCGCTGCCTCCTGGGAGCACACGAGAGGAGCCGCCGGAGTACATGATGGAGCTCTACAACCGCTTTGCTAATGACCACACCGCCATGCCCTCCGCCAACATCATCCGCAGCTTCAAAAATGAAG ATTCATCCCCGAGAGTTGTGGGTGTTGGAGGAGTGAGGCGTCACCCCCTCCTCTTCAACGTGTCAGTCCCCCATCATGAACgcatcacagcagcagaactTCGACTCTACACCCTTGTCCAGACTGACCGTCACCTCTACGCCGGTGTCGACCGCAAGGTCACGATCTATGAACTGGAATCGCACGACCTGGACGACAACACGACGGATGAGAACACTGTGAGAGGAGATGCTTTGAGAGCGGGAGGAGAGCGGATAGAGCGGCTGGAGTTGGCTTCACGCCAGGTCTACGGCACTGATAACGGATGGGAGGCCTTCGACCTCACTGTTGCTCTCCAACGCTGGCGCAAATCTGACCAAGGCACCACGCACAGGTTGGAAGTGCACATTGCCAGTATGGCAAATGATAATGTTCAGGGTTCAACCGACGACAACAAAGGCAGCAATCCACCTGAAGGAGACATGAAGATTGACACCAGCcctgaagacaaacacaaacccttACTGATCGTTTTCTCCGATGACCAAAGCAGTGATCATCGGGATGACAAGCGCGAGCTGAATGAGATGATCGACCACGAAACCTCCAACATGGTTCTGCCCAATGATTTAGAAAGGGGTATTTGGGGAGAGCTGGAAagggacagggaggaggggggtgaagAGGCtgagccagaggaggaggacctaTTACAAATGAGATCTAATCTGATCTATGACTCAGCTTCTCGCATTCGTCGCAACGCCAAAGGCAACCATTGCAAGAAACAATCTCTTTATGTAGAGTTCAAAGATATTGGATGGGACAGTTGGATCCTGGCACCCACGGGCTACGATGCCTTTGAGTGCGCTGGAATTTGCTCCTTCCCACTGACAAAGCATGTCACACCCACCAAGCATGCCATTGTGCAGACGTTGGTCAATATCAACAGTCCTCAGAAAGCAGCACGAGCCTGCTGTGTGCCCACCAAGCTCGAGCCCATCTCCCTGCTGTACCTGGATGACACAGGTGTTGTCACCTACAAGTACAAGTTTGAAGGTATGGTGGTGGCTGAGTGTGGCTGCAGATAG